In Eriocheir sinensis breed Jianghai 21 chromosome 8, ASM2467909v1, whole genome shotgun sequence, the following proteins share a genomic window:
- the LOC126995528 gene encoding phytanoyl-CoA dioxygenase, peroxisomal-like isoform X1, translating into MKFLTPEQSKFYDDNGYIVLDILTKEEISELSQEYDKIFQAKAHSNLEATWDGDWKKDEQKKEVKSIHGLQMYSAAYTSLLLNEKLLDACEDIMKTPNILLHHTKAHSKPPGTGSPFPMHQDYHYFPFEKDSMIAVFISLDAADPDNGGLCVYPGSHKLGPQEDVSNVTNYHYLDQEKFPIEKATPLTLKQGQIVIFSYLLIHGSYNNTSTDRVRRMHLIQLMSGEDVPLVAVHLSDCQRMVLRGQCFTKNADIRKRFVKENSL; encoded by the exons ATGAAGTTTTTGACCCCTGAGCAGAGTAAATTCTATGATGACAATGGCTACATCGTACTGGACATTCTTACTAAAGAGGAAATATCAGAACTAAGCCAAGAATATGACAAAATATTTCAAGCAAAGGCCCATTCCAACTTGGAAGCTACTTGGGATGGTGACTGGAAGAAAGATGAACAAAAGAAA GAAGTGAAATCCATTCATGGCCTTCAAATGTATTCCGCTGCATACACTAGCCTTCTACTGAATGAAAAGTTGCTGGATGCTTGTGAAGATATTATGAAGACACCCAACATCCTCCTGCACCATACCAAGGCCCATTCCAAGCCTCCTGGCACTGGCTCTCCTTTCCCTATGCATCAG GATTATCACTACTTCCCTTTTGAGAAGGATTCAATGATAGCTGTGTTTATAAGCCTGGATGCAGCTGACCCTGATAATGGTGGGCTGTGTGTGTACCCTGGCTCCCATAAGCTTGGTCCCCAGGAGGATGTGAGCAATGTCACTAACTACCATTACCTTGACCAGGAAAAGTTTCCCATTGAGAAGGCCACACCTCTGACTTTGAAGCAGggacag ATTGTGATCTTTTCGTACCTGCTGATCCATGGCTCCTACAACAATACCTCCACTGACCGTGTGCGGCGCATGCACCTGATCCAGTTGATGTCTGGGGAAGATGTGCCACTGGTTGCAGTGCATCTGTCAGACTGCCAACGAATGGTGCTGCGGGGTCAATGCTTTACTAAGAATGCTGATATCAGAAAAAGATTTGTCAAAGAGAACAGTCTTTAA
- the LOC126995528 gene encoding phytanoyl-CoA dioxygenase, peroxisomal-like isoform X2 has product MKFLTPEQSKFYDDNGYIVLDILTKEEISELSQEYDKIFQAKAHSNLEATWDGDWKKDEQKKEVKSIHGLQMYSAAYTRLLLNEKLLDACEDIMKTPNILLHHTKAHSKPPGTGSPFPMHQDYHYFPFEKDSMIAVFISLDAADPDNGGLCVYPGSHKLGPQEDVSNATYFHYLDQEKFPIEKATPLTLKQGQIVIFSYLLIHGSYNNTSTDRVRRMHLIQLMSGEDVPLAAVHLSDCQRMVLRGQCFSMDADIRKKLARESGI; this is encoded by the exons ATGAAGTTTTTGACCCCTGAGCAGAGTAAATTCTATGATGACAATGGCTACATCGTACTGGACATTCTTACTAAAGAGGAAATATCAGAACTAAGCCAAGAATATGACAAAATATTTCAAGCAAAGGCCCATTCCAACTTGGAAGCCACTTGGGACGGTGACTGGAAGAAAGATGAACAAAAGAAA GAAGTGAAATCCATTCATGGTCTTCAGATGTATTCCGCCGCATACACTCGCCTTCTACTGAATGAAAAGTTGCTGGATGCTTGTGAAGATATTATGAAGACACCCAACATCCTCCTGCACCATACCAAGGCCCATTCCAAGCCTCCTGGCACTGGCTCTCCTTTCCCTATGCATCAG GATTATCACTACTTCCCTTTTGAGAAGGATTCAATGATAGCTGTGTTTATAAGCCTGGATGCAGCTGACCCTGATAATGGTGGGCTGTGTGTGTACCCTGGCTCCCATAAGCTTGGTCCCCAGGAGGATGTGAGCAATGCTACTTACTTCCATTACCTTGACCAGGAAAAGTTTCCCATTGAGAAGGCCACACCTCTGACTTTGAAGCAGggacag ATTGTGATCTTTTCGTACCTGCTGATCCATGGCTCCTACAACAATACCTCCACTGACCGTGTGCGGCGCATGCACCTGATCCAGTTAATGTCTGGGGAAGATGTGCCACTGGCTGCAGTGCACCTGTCAGACTGCCAACGAATGGTGCTGCGGGGTCAATGCTTTAGTATGGATGCTGATATCAGAAAAAAACTTGCCAGAGAGAGCGGTATTTAA